From a region of the Podospora pseudopauciseta strain CBS 411.78 chromosome 7 map unlocalized CBS411.78m_7, whole genome shotgun sequence genome:
- a CDS encoding uncharacterized protein (CAZy:GH30; COG:G; EggNog:ENOG503P00J), with amino-acid sequence MRLAGTFLTAAAAITGAAAAPGTTTLGPRQQSSTITVDLTRTFQKMDGFGFSLAFQRANLITNMSDKTKQKELLDLLFNRTTGAGFTILRNGIGSTPNSNSDFMNTIAPRNPGGPRATPQYVWDGKDSGQLWVSQQAVQQYGVKQIYANAWSAPGYMKTNNNDANGGTLCGVPGASCSSGDWRQAYADYLVAYIKFYAQEGVPITHLGFLNEPDYTASYASMRSDGNQAADFIKILYPTLEAANLTSQLGIACCETMGWGSAVNMINSIRSQGQEGRLKTVTSHTYTGGPSSPMNSRNPVWFSEQCDLNGQWTTSWYSNGGAGEGLTWANNVYSAVVNYNASGYLYWEGVQWPNPNTNEKIIRVDNRTNTYEVSKRLWAFANWSRYVRPGAVRVGTSGGSGVRTAAFKNEDGTIAVVVISTTGSAVNVSVRVSGGGTPIYAQAFVSDNTRNAASTPATLGPDGTVSGQVAARSITTFFILPGARKS; translated from the exons ATGCGCCTCGCCGGAACATTCCTCACAGCAGCGGCTGCCATCACCGgcgccgctgctgcccctgGCACAACCACCCTCGGTCCCCGCCAGCagtcctccaccatcaccgtcgaCCTCACCCGCACTTTTCAGAAAATGGATGGCTTCGGCTTCAGTCTCGCCTTCCAGCGCGCCAATCTCATCACGAACATGTCTGACAAGACCAAGCAAAAGgagctcctcgacctcctgtTCAACCGCACCACCGGAGCAGGcttcaccatcctccgcAATGGCATTGGCTCCACACCCAACAGCAACTCCGACTTCATGAACACCATCGCCCCTCGCAATCCGGGGGGCCCAAGAGCTACGCCCCAGTATGTCTGGGACGGCAAAGACAGTGGCCAGCTCTGGGTATCCCAACAAGCCGTCCAGCAATACGGCGTGAAGCAGATCTACGCCA ACGCCTGGTCAGCCCCAGGCTACAtgaaaacaaacaacaacgacgCCAACGGCGGCACCCTCTGTGGGGTCCCGGGAGCATCATGCTCATCCGGAGACTGGCGACAGGCCTACGCCGATTACCTGGTAGCTTACATCAAGTTTTATGCTCAGGAGGGCGTCCCCATCACCCAcctcggcttcctcaacGAGCCGGACTACACCGCCAGCTACGCGAGCATGAGATCAGACGGGAACCAAGCAGCCGACTTCATCAAGATCCTCTACCCAACCCTCGAAGCCGCCAACCTGACCAGCCAACTCGGCATCGCCTGCTGCGAGACGATGGGCTGGGGCAGCGCCGTCAACATGATCAACTCGATTCGCtctcaagggcaagaaggaaGGCTCAAGACTGTGACGAGTCACACTTATACTGGTGGACCGTCAAGCCCGATGAATAGTCGGAACCCTGTTTGGTTTTCTGAGCAATGTGATTTGAATGGGCAGTGGACGACGTCTTGGTACAGCAACGGCGGTGCAGGGGAGGGCTTGACCTGGGCGAATAACGTATATTCTGCGGTCGTGAACTACAACGCGTCGGGGTACCTCTACTGGGAGGGGGTTCAGTggcccaaccccaacaccaacgaaAAGATCATCCGGGTGGACAACAGGACAAACACTTATGAAGTCTCAAAAAGGCTCTGGGCGTTTGCCAACTGGAGCAGGTATGTCCGGCCGGGGGCGGTCAGGGTTGGTACGTCGGGGGGTAGCGGGGTGAGGACGGCGGCGTTTAAGAACGAGGATGGGACGATTGCTGTCGTGGTGATTTCTACCACGGGGAGTGCGGTGAATGTGAGTGTTCGGGTTAGTGGAGGGGGGACGCCGATTTATGCGCAGGCTTTTGTGTCGGATAATACTAGGAATGCGGCGAGCACGCCGGCGACGTTGGGGCCGGACGGGACGGTGAGTGGGCAGGTGGCTGCGAGGAGTATAACTACTTTTTTTATACTGCCTGGGGCGAGGAAGTCGTGA
- the THI6 gene encoding thiamine biosynthetic bifunctional enzyme (BUSCO:EOG09263GIG; EggNog:ENOG503NTW4; COG:G) translates to MPKPHVDYHLYLVTDSTPAVLKDPSRFFDVVEQALRGGVSLVQLREKTADTGELVSIAKRLHELTKKYNVPLLINDRVDVALAVGCEGVHIGQDDVDLETARKLLGDDKIIGVTVSNVEEALIACKNGADYLGIGTVYATPTKTNAKAIIGAAGVREILAAMDTAGYYDKVRTVCIGGLNKYNIARIMYQSRHVDGKPGWLTLNGVAVVSAIMSADDPEEASKELLTLVKSSDKFRGSSLMGARASKGVLEVAGEIIKKVHEAKPLTHNMTNLVVQNFAANVALAVGGSPIMANYGEEAADLSKLGGSLVVNMGTVTPEGLLNYYKALQAYNVAVQPVVFDPVGAGATSVRREAVRSILANGYLDVIKGNEGEIKTVWGAVDGEQQKGVDSVDSLTPENKLDLVVKLARREQSVVVMTGKTDYISDGYSAVTVANGHEYLGLVTGTGCTLGTAISVALAVHHKEDKLWAVVTAMLHFEIAAEIAAEREDVKGPGTFISAFLDELYNIRTATVSGDMKWLERAKVTVTDL, encoded by the exons ATGCCGAAACCACACGTCGACTACCACCTTTACTTGGTAACTGACTCCACACCCGCCGTGCTCAAGGACCCATCCCGGttttttgatgttgttgagcaAGCCCTCCGTGGAGGGGTGAGCCTCGTTCAGCTTCGCGAAAAGACGGCCGACACGGGCGAGTTGGTGTCTATAGCGAAGAGGCTGCATGAGTTGACCAAGAAGTATAATGTGCCTCTTTTGATCAATGATAGGGTGGATGTCGCGCTGGCGGTGGGGTGTGAGGGTGTGCATATCGGGCAGGATGATGTGG ATTTGGAGACGGCCAGGAAATTACTCGGTGACGACAAGATCATCGGAGTAACCGTCAGCAATGTGGAAGAGGCCCTCATCGCCTGCAAAAACGGAGCCGACTACTTGGGTATTGGCACCGTATACGCCACTCCGAC GAAAACAAATGCCAAGGCCATCATCGGTGCCGCCGGAGTTCGTGAGatcctcgccgccatggACACGGCCGGCTACTACGACAAGGTCAGAACCGTCTGTATCGGCGGTCTCAACAAATACAACATCGCGCGTATTATGTACCAGAGCCGGCATGTTGATGGCAAGCCAGGGTGGCTCACCTTGAATGGTGTGGCTGTTGTCAGCGCCATCATGTCTGCCGATGATCCTGAGGAGGCAAGCAAAGAGCTTCTGACGCTGGTCAAATCATCCGACAAGTTCAGGGGTAGCAGTCTGATGGGGGCTAGAGCGAGtaagggggtgttggaggtggcgggggaAATCATCAAGAAGGTGCATGAGGCCAAGCCATTGACGCACAATATGACGAATTTG GTGGTACAAAACTTTGCTGCAAATGTCGCTCTGGCAGTCGGTGGCTCACCCATCATGGCTAATTACGgcgaggaggctgccgatTTGTCCAAGTTGGGAGGTTCGCTGGTGGTCAACATGGGCACCGTCACCCCCGAGGGGCTGCTGAACTACTACAAGGCGCTCCAGGCTTACAATGTGGCCGTTCAGCCGGTTGTTTTTGATCCTGTTGGTGCAGGGGCAACTTCAGTTAGGAGGGAGGCCGTCAGatccatcctcgccaacgGCTACCTCGACGTCATCAAGGGCAACGAAGGCGAGATCAAGACGGTCTGGGGCGCGGTGGACGGCGAGCAACAAAAAGGCGTCGACAGCGTCGACAGTCTCACACCCGAAAACAAACTCGACCTTGTTGTGAAGTTGGCCAGGAGGGAACAGAGCGTGGTAGTGATGACTGGAAAGACGGACTACATCAGTGATGGATATTCGGCTGTTACTGTCGCCAATGGACACGAATATCTGGGTCTTGTCACGGGAACGGGGTGCACACTTGGGACGGCGATCTCAGTGGCCTTGGCTGTGCACCATAAAGAGGACAAGCTATGGGCTGTGGTCACGGCGATGCTGCATTTCGAGATTGCGGCCGAGATTGCCGCTGAGAGGGAGGACGTCAAGGGGCCTGGGACCTTCATCTCGGCCTTCCTGGACGAATTGTACAATATCCGGACTGCCACTGTGAGTGGGGACATGAAGTGGTTGGAGAGGGCCAAGGTGACGGTTACGGACCTTTAA
- a CDS encoding uncharacterized protein (COG:Q; EggNog:ENOG503NVPU), with protein sequence MSLRVCFKPTITSTLGRQFTPVASIISTQARSYSILNRATMSSPAPAPQRRFENPAVFVCDIQEKFRPAIHEFDKVISTTSKLLRASTVLSLPVFVTTQNRSRLGDTVAELKPHLARTTVKADIDKTRFSMFIPPILSDPVFSSPAQVAIVGIESHICVTQTALDLLAAGHKVYVLADGVSSTNKEEVPIALARLRQAGAVVTSSESWIYELMGDAAVPEFKGIVNLVKDTGKETKGALGGLVGSKI encoded by the exons ATGAGCTTGCGAGTTTGCTTCAAACCGACAATTACATCGACACTCGGGAGACAATTTACACCTGTAGCTTCAATCATCTCAACTCAGGCGAGATCGTATTCTATACTCAACAGGGCGACCAtgtcttctcctgctccggCGCCGCAGAGGCGGTTTG AAAACCCAGCTGTTTT CGTCTGCGACATCCAAGAGAAATTCCGCCCTGCCATCCACGAGTTCGACAAAGT AAtctccacaacctccaaactcctccgcgcctccaccgtcctctccctccccgtcttcgTCACCACCCAAAACCGGTCCCGCCTGGGCGACACCGTCGCCGAGCTCAAACCCCACCTCGCCCGCACAACCGTCAAGGCCGATATCGACAAAACCCGCTTCAGCATGttcatcccccccatccttTCCGACCccgtcttctcctcccccgcccagGTCGCCATCGTGGGCATCGAGTCCCACATCTGCGTCACTCAAACTGCGCTCGACCTGTTAGCGGCAGGACATAAAGTCTACGTCCTGGCAGACGGCGTCAGCTCGACAAACAAGGAAGAGGTCCCCATCGCGCTTGCGAGGCTGAGGCAGGCCGGGGCGGTGGTCACGAGCAGTGAGAGCTGGATTTACGAGCTGATGGGGGATGCGGCTGTGCCGGAGTTCAAGGGGATTGTGAACCTGGTCAAGGACACGGGGAAGGAGACTAAGGGGgcgttgggggggttggtggggagtaAGATttga